A part of Brachybacterium faecium DSM 4810 genomic DNA contains:
- a CDS encoding transcriptional regulator containing an amidase domain and an AraC-type DNA-binding HTH domain (PFAM: Bacterial regulatory helix-turn-helix proteins, AraC family): MLEYRLHSLAPEQIHLLGHDERTPSHVHEQGHLVYPASGVLSIVTEDGSWIAPPNRAAWIPAGSFHQHRAHGATDMRIVFMADAAAGLLPAHPSVLAVTPLAREATLALTSDVPRTAESRERLRRVIIDDLTAAPEQPLHLPEPRDERLRALTHLVEQEMEDPATLEQLGRRIGAGERTLSRLFQQTTGMSFRQWRIQLRIHRALLLLTDGLSVVDTATACGWANPSAFIDAFTALVGQTPGRYQRSLRGASSPLPETPPR, from the coding sequence ATGCTCGAATACCGCCTCCATTCTCTCGCGCCGGAGCAGATCCACCTGCTCGGGCACGACGAGCGCACGCCCTCACATGTCCATGAGCAGGGCCACCTCGTCTATCCCGCCAGCGGCGTGCTGTCGATCGTCACGGAGGACGGCTCGTGGATCGCGCCGCCGAACCGCGCGGCCTGGATCCCGGCCGGGTCGTTCCATCAGCATCGTGCGCACGGCGCGACGGACATGCGCATCGTGTTCATGGCGGATGCCGCCGCGGGGCTCCTGCCCGCGCACCCCTCCGTGCTCGCGGTGACACCTCTCGCCCGCGAGGCCACCCTCGCCCTGACCAGCGACGTCCCGCGCACTGCGGAGAGCCGGGAGCGGCTGCGGCGAGTGATCATCGACGATCTCACCGCCGCCCCGGAGCAGCCGCTCCACCTTCCCGAGCCCCGCGACGAGCGGCTCCGGGCGCTCACCCACCTCGTGGAGCAGGAGATGGAGGACCCGGCCACGCTGGAACAGCTCGGTCGGCGCATCGGGGCCGGGGAGCGCACCCTCAGCCGCCTGTTCCAGCAGACCACAGGCATGAGCTTCCGCCAGTGGCGCATCCAGCTGCGGATCCACCGCGCACTGCTGCTGCTCACCGACGGCCTCTCCGTGGTGGACACGGCGACCGCCTGCGGCTGGGCCAACCCCAGCGCCTTCATCGACGCCTTCACCGCGCTGGTGGGCCAGACCCCGGGCCGCTACCAGCGATCGCTGCGCGGCGCCTCGAGCCCGCTGCCGGAGACGCCGCCCCGCTGA
- a CDS encoding aldo/keto reductase, diketogulonate reductase (PFAM: Aldo/keto reductase family): MTTTLTLNNGVRMPALGFGVFQTPPEETISAVAEALRVGYRLIDTAAAYGNEREVGEALRRAEMDRSEVFLETKLWITDYGYDGALHGFDKSAGKLGVDQIDLLLLHQPVPTDFERTIGAYKALETLLADGRVRAIGISNVMPDVLDRLLAETSVVPAVNQVEVHPYFTQADVQAADAEHGILTQAWSPIGGITSYRGDSPRSTFEDPVLGEIAEAHGRTRAQVMLRWHLQQGRSAIPKSVRPERIAENFDVAGFELTADELARIDALDTGVRGGPEPASITPETFDREIPEA; this comes from the coding sequence ATGACCACCACCCTCACCCTGAACAACGGCGTCCGGATGCCCGCGCTGGGCTTCGGCGTCTTCCAGACCCCGCCGGAGGAGACGATCTCCGCGGTCGCCGAGGCGCTGCGCGTCGGGTATCGCCTGATCGACACCGCCGCCGCCTACGGCAACGAGCGGGAGGTGGGCGAGGCCCTCCGCCGCGCCGAGATGGACCGCTCCGAGGTGTTCCTAGAGACGAAGCTGTGGATCACGGACTACGGCTACGACGGCGCCCTGCACGGCTTCGACAAGAGCGCGGGAAAGCTCGGCGTGGACCAGATCGATCTGCTCCTGCTGCACCAGCCGGTGCCCACCGACTTCGAACGCACCATCGGCGCGTACAAGGCGCTCGAAACCCTCCTGGCCGACGGGCGGGTGCGCGCGATCGGCATCAGCAACGTGATGCCCGATGTGCTGGATCGCCTGCTCGCGGAGACCTCGGTCGTCCCGGCCGTCAACCAGGTCGAGGTGCACCCCTACTTCACCCAGGCCGACGTGCAGGCGGCCGACGCCGAGCACGGCATCCTCACCCAGGCCTGGTCCCCGATCGGCGGCATCACCAGCTACCGCGGCGACAGCCCCCGCTCCACCTTCGAGGACCCCGTGCTCGGCGAGATCGCCGAGGCGCACGGCAGGACGCGGGCGCAGGTGATGCTGCGGTGGCACCTCCAGCAGGGGCGCTCCGCGATCCCGAAATCCGTCCGGCCCGAGCGCATCGCGGAGAACTTCGACGTCGCCGGGTTCGAGCTCACCGCCGACGAGCTCGCGCGGATCGACGCGCTGGACACCGGTGTGCGCGGCGGCCCGGAACCGGCCTCGATCACGCCGGAGACCTTCGACCGCGAGATCCCGGAGGCCTGA
- a CDS encoding Helix-turn-helix protein (PFAM: Helix-turn-helix), giving the protein MDHRTAVSDFLRTRRDRITPEQAGIIGGSRRRVPGLRREEVAMLAGVSVEYYARMERGDLAGVSAEVLDSVAQALRLDEAERDHLDDLARAAGPRPMRRRKKACEKGVTPAFQRFLDAVTGAPVWVRDRRMDFVAANALGRALYVPLFEDPSGRANTARFTFLDPAARLFFPDWEANADGIVATMRTYAGQNPLDKGLTDLIGELVTRSDAFRQRWSVHDVRHHRAGAKRIHHPVVGDLELSYEAMDLPANPDWFMFAYTAEPGSPTEERIRLLGSLAVTDQDISPRSTT; this is encoded by the coding sequence ATGGATCATCGAACAGCGGTCTCGGACTTCCTGCGCACGCGCAGGGACCGGATCACCCCGGAGCAGGCGGGCATCATCGGCGGCTCCCGCCGTCGGGTGCCCGGCCTGCGCCGCGAGGAGGTCGCGATGCTCGCCGGCGTGAGCGTCGAGTACTACGCGCGGATGGAGCGCGGGGACCTCGCCGGGGTCTCCGCCGAGGTGCTCGACTCCGTCGCACAGGCTCTCCGGCTCGACGAGGCGGAGAGGGACCACCTGGACGATCTGGCCCGCGCGGCCGGACCCCGCCCGATGCGCAGGCGCAAGAAGGCCTGCGAGAAGGGCGTCACCCCGGCCTTCCAGCGCTTCCTCGACGCGGTCACCGGCGCTCCGGTGTGGGTGCGGGACCGCCGGATGGACTTCGTGGCCGCGAACGCACTGGGCCGCGCCCTGTACGTGCCGCTGTTCGAGGACCCCTCCGGCCGGGCGAACACGGCACGGTTCACCTTCCTCGATCCCGCCGCGCGCCTCTTCTTCCCCGACTGGGAGGCGAACGCGGACGGCATCGTGGCGACCATGCGCACCTATGCCGGGCAGAACCCGCTGGACAAGGGGCTGACGGACCTGATCGGCGAGCTCGTCACCCGCAGCGACGCCTTCCGGCAGCGCTGGTCCGTGCACGACGTGCGCCACCACCGCGCCGGAGCGAAGCGGATCCACCACCCCGTGGTGGGGGATCTCGAGCTCAGCTACGAGGCGATGGACCTGCCCGCGAACCCGGACTGGTTCATGTTCGCCTACACCGCGGAGCCCGGCAGCCCCACCGAGGAGCGGATCCGGCTGCTCGGCAGCCTCGCCGTCACCGACCAGGACATCTCACCCAGGAGCACGACATGA